Proteins encoded within one genomic window of Aquamicrobium lusatiense:
- a CDS encoding DUF2849 domain-containing protein: MKILTANRLSDGEVVWYAHGRWVETIAEAEIAGDKEAEAALESAGAQGLAGNLVVDVNLIDVEIVYGTVRPLRLRERIRAAGPTTRNDLGKQARTQHAA; encoded by the coding sequence ATGAAGATTCTGACCGCAAACCGGCTGAGCGACGGCGAGGTCGTCTGGTATGCGCATGGCCGATGGGTCGAGACCATTGCTGAGGCCGAAATCGCCGGGGACAAGGAAGCCGAAGCCGCGCTGGAAAGTGCCGGCGCGCAGGGCCTTGCAGGCAATCTCGTGGTCGATGTCAATCTGATCGACGTGGAAATCGTCTATGGCACCGTCCGCCCCCTCAGGCTGCGCGAGCGTATCCGCGCCGCCGGTCCCACAACCCGCAACGATCTGGGCAAGCAGGCCCGTACGCAGCACGCGGCGTAA